A genomic segment from Luteolibacter ambystomatis encodes:
- a CDS encoding VWA domain-containing protein — protein sequence MRTLFEHLRLAEPWWLTLLIPFLFLLLLRRGKGAAAAISFPNVPILAALGGKVRQGAWNFGLPLAWLALATSVIALARPVWRNEYQSRSASGIDIVIAFDLSLSMEIDDFVSEEGRPLQRIDAAKSVVKDFITGRPDDRMGLVVFAGKPYKVSPITLDHQWLLNGLSDLHLGGPNDPRGRIGTIEEQGTAIGSALAASALRLDARDAKSKVIILVTDGANNSGKIAPLEAAEHAKTLGIKIYTVAIGTPEGRVAGNVQRFPRQEFDLPTLQKIAEMTGGGHYYAQTFSKLKDYFKDIDRLEKTEAKSLTVIDDTELFPWFVGAAALFAFVAALALSFNPPLSS from the coding sequence ATGAGAACTCTCTTCGAACATCTGAGACTCGCCGAGCCATGGTGGCTGACGCTGTTGATCCCGTTCCTTTTCCTGCTGTTGCTCCGCCGCGGCAAGGGAGCCGCCGCCGCCATTTCGTTCCCGAATGTGCCAATCCTCGCCGCTCTCGGCGGCAAGGTCCGGCAGGGGGCCTGGAACTTCGGCCTGCCACTGGCATGGCTCGCGCTGGCCACCTCCGTGATCGCACTGGCTCGTCCCGTCTGGCGGAACGAATACCAGAGCCGCAGCGCCAGCGGCATCGACATCGTCATCGCCTTCGACCTCTCGCTGTCGATGGAGATCGATGACTTCGTCAGCGAGGAAGGCAGGCCGCTGCAGCGCATCGATGCCGCGAAATCCGTGGTGAAGGATTTCATCACCGGCCGTCCGGACGACCGCATGGGTCTCGTGGTGTTCGCCGGGAAGCCCTACAAGGTCAGCCCGATCACCCTGGACCACCAGTGGCTGCTCAACGGCCTCTCGGACCTCCATTTGGGCGGCCCGAACGACCCGCGCGGCCGGATCGGCACCATCGAGGAACAAGGCACCGCCATCGGCTCCGCCTTGGCAGCCTCCGCCCTCCGGCTGGATGCCCGGGATGCCAAGAGCAAGGTCATCATCCTGGTCACGGATGGAGCCAACAATTCCGGCAAGATCGCCCCCCTGGAGGCGGCGGAACACGCCAAGACACTCGGCATCAAGATCTACACCGTCGCCATCGGCACCCCGGAAGGTCGCGTCGCGGGCAATGTCCAGCGCTTCCCGCGCCAGGAGTTCGACCTGCCGACCCTCCAGAAAATTGCCGAAATGACCGGAGGCGGGCACTACTACGCCCAGACGTTTTCGAAACTGAAGGACTACTTCAAGGACATCGACCGGCTCGAAAAAACGGAGGCGAAGTCCCTCACCGTCATCGATGATACCGAGTTGTTCCCTTGGTTCGTGGGAGCAGCCGCTCTATTCGCCTTCGTTGCCGCTCTCGCTCTTTCCTTCAATCCGCCGCTCTCCTCCTGA
- a CDS encoding DUF58 domain-containing protein, which produces MLTDAQIEEMMSRVRKLELKARRLVRESFSGEYHSSFKGQGLDFDDFREYQHGDEVRFIDWNVTARMNQPFIRKFREERELALVLAVDVSGSADYGSESLSKREVMAEAAAVLGFSALQNGDKVGLLVFANEPILFVPPGKGTRHLLRLVREILIARPNQPGTSVAAACDFLVRTLRRKSLVFMISDFQSHPIEKPLAKLARKHETLALRVSDPLEAELPRAGRVVMIDPETGLGLHVNTNSARIREEYARRTREQHEYVAAVLKKNGIDTAELNTRTDSLPALHKLLKKRSRKRTA; this is translated from the coding sequence ATGCTGACCGACGCCCAGATCGAGGAAATGATGTCGCGCGTGCGCAAGCTCGAGCTGAAGGCTCGCAGGCTCGTGCGCGAATCGTTCTCCGGGGAATACCATTCGTCCTTCAAGGGACAGGGGCTCGATTTCGACGACTTCCGCGAATACCAGCACGGTGACGAAGTCCGTTTCATCGACTGGAATGTCACCGCGCGCATGAACCAGCCCTTCATCCGGAAGTTCCGGGAAGAGCGGGAACTCGCGCTGGTATTGGCCGTCGATGTCTCCGGCTCCGCCGACTATGGCAGCGAGAGCCTCAGCAAGCGCGAGGTCATGGCTGAAGCCGCGGCCGTCCTCGGCTTCAGCGCGCTGCAGAACGGCGACAAGGTCGGGCTGCTCGTTTTTGCGAATGAGCCGATCCTGTTCGTCCCGCCGGGCAAGGGCACCCGCCACCTGCTGCGGCTGGTACGGGAAATCCTGATCGCCCGCCCGAACCAGCCCGGCACCTCTGTAGCCGCGGCCTGTGATTTCCTGGTCCGAACGCTGCGCCGGAAATCGCTGGTGTTCATGATCTCCGATTTCCAATCCCATCCGATCGAAAAGCCGCTGGCCAAGCTCGCCCGCAAGCATGAGACGCTGGCCTTGCGCGTGTCCGATCCGCTGGAGGCGGAACTGCCCCGCGCAGGACGCGTGGTGATGATCGATCCGGAAACCGGTCTCGGCCTGCACGTCAATACCAATAGCGCCCGGATCCGTGAGGAATACGCCCGGCGCACCCGCGAACAACACGAATACGTGGCGGCCGTGCTCAAGAAAAACGGGATCGATACCGCGGAGCTGAACACCCGCACGGATTCCCTGCCCGCCCTCCACAAGCTTTTGAAAAAGCGCAGCCGCAAGCGCACGGCCTGA
- a CDS encoding AAA family ATPase — translation MTTEELQDQIAATSGWLHAVKDEMARVLVGQDRLVDRLLIGLLCNGHILLEGVPGLAKTLAVKALSGSLHASFARFQFTPDLLPADLLGTMVYNPQEASFAPKLGPIFNNLILADEINRSPAKVQSALLEAMQERQVTLGDRTYKLPEPFLVLATQNPIDQEGTYQLPEAQLDRFLLKVTVGYPTKDEELTILDRMATSAPVYQTKSVATPEQVGGSRALVNSVYIDSSVREYIVQIIHATRFPMTVDAPLKNLIRAGASPRGTINLALTARARAFMQGRAFVTPQDVKDMVHDVLRHRILLSYEAEAEEVTTDSILDRIVARVPVP, via the coding sequence ATGACGACCGAAGAATTGCAGGATCAGATCGCCGCGACTAGCGGCTGGCTCCACGCCGTGAAAGATGAAATGGCCCGCGTGCTCGTCGGGCAGGACCGCTTGGTGGACCGCCTGTTGATCGGCCTGCTCTGCAATGGCCACATCCTGCTCGAAGGGGTACCCGGTCTTGCGAAGACATTGGCGGTCAAGGCACTGTCCGGCTCGCTGCACGCCAGCTTCGCCCGCTTCCAGTTCACCCCGGACCTCCTGCCCGCCGACCTGTTGGGCACGATGGTCTACAACCCCCAGGAGGCATCCTTCGCCCCGAAACTGGGCCCGATCTTCAACAACCTGATCCTGGCGGACGAAATCAACCGCTCCCCCGCCAAGGTGCAGTCCGCCCTGCTGGAAGCCATGCAGGAGCGCCAGGTGACCCTCGGCGACCGCACCTACAAGCTCCCGGAGCCATTCCTGGTGCTGGCGACCCAGAACCCGATCGACCAGGAAGGCACCTACCAGCTCCCGGAAGCCCAGCTCGACCGCTTCCTGCTCAAGGTCACCGTCGGCTACCCGACCAAGGACGAGGAACTCACCATTCTCGACCGCATGGCCACCTCCGCTCCGGTTTACCAAACCAAATCGGTGGCGACGCCGGAACAGGTCGGCGGCTCGCGTGCGCTGGTCAACAGCGTCTATATCGACTCCTCGGTGCGCGAATACATCGTCCAGATCATCCACGCGACGCGTTTCCCGATGACCGTGGACGCGCCGCTGAAAAATCTGATCCGCGCCGGCGCTTCGCCACGCGGCACCATCAATCTCGCCCTCACCGCCCGCGCCCGCGCCTTCATGCAAGGCCGCGCGTTCGTGACCCCGCAGGACGTGAAGGACATGGTCCACGACGTCCTGCGCCACCGCATCCTCCTCAGCTATGAGGCGGAGGCCGAGGAGGTGACCACCGATTCCATCCTCGACCGCATCGTTGCCCGCGTGCCGGTGCCGTAA